The segment ATTCCAATCTTTCCACCACCCAGATTTATACCAGTGTAGATATGCAAACCCTGCGAAATGTTTATGACAGAGCTAAACAATGATAAAAACAACCCATAATTACGTGACTGGAACAATGATAATATAAATTTTAATTTAATATTTATGTAAAACTGAATTAATTATTTAGTAGGAAAAATAAATTACTTTTTTGTTTTAAATCTAGTTTCAGTTGTCCAATTCACTATTATCCACAATTAATCGCTCTTTATATCTTAACTCTTCAAATTCAATTATAAAAGAAGTTCCATTATTTTTATTTAAATCCAGCGTACCACCTAATTGAGTTATAAGAGTATTTAACATCCTAAAACCAAAAGAACCTTTATAAGGGTACTCAATATATTCAGGGATACCCACACCGTCATCACTGATTTTTAGTTTATACATCCCATATTCATTACTATACATTTCTACCAAAATTTTTCCTTTTTTAGAGGGAAAAGCATGTTTAAATGAATTGGTTAAAATTTCATTAATAATAAGCCCACAAGGAATAGCTGTTTCCACATTTAAAGCTATATCCTCAGCATCAATCTCTATTTCTATATCAGAACTCTTTTTATAGGAACTAGATAGCTGAGAGACCAGACCAATTATATAATTAGTAAAATCAATACTAGATAAATCTTCTGATTGGTAAACCTTCTCATGTATGCTGGCCATTGATTTAAGTTGATTTACATAATCTTTAAAGAATTCATGGATTCTTTGATCATCTTCGAAGTATTTAGACTGTAATGAAAGCAAACTAATGATAATCTGAAGATTATTCTTAACCCGGTGATGAACTTCTCTCAATAACGCTTCTTTTTCATCAAGCGCTTTTTTTAAATATTTGTTTACTGCTCGTTGTTGTAATAGTTGTAATTGGGTCTTTTTGGCTTCATGCTTGTATAAAGCCATTTCAATATTGATCTGTAAATCTCTCTCTTGGAATGGTTTTAGAATATAACCATAAGGTTCTGTTTTTTTGGCACGCTGCAATATTTCTTGGTTACTATAAGCCGTTAAATAAACAACAGGGATATCATACCGTTCAGATATCTTTTGAGCTGCTTCAATCCCATCCATCTCCCCCTCTAACATAATATCCATTAAAACAGAATCAGGACAGGATTCTTCAATTTTTTCCAATGCTTCCTCTGCAGAAGGAGTTATAGCTGGAACTTCATATCCCAAATCTTCGAGGATTACTTTAATATCCTGTGCGACAAGTTCCTCATCTTCGACAATTAGGATTTTTTCATTCGCCATTTAGTGTCCGTCCCTTGTAATTTAATTCCTGGAAGATAATTTCAAATCTAGTCCCATTATTCCGGGCAATATTAATCTCAC is part of the Methanobacterium alcaliphilum genome and harbors:
- a CDS encoding histidine kinase dimerization/phosphoacceptor domain -containing protein, encoding MANEKILIVEDEELVAQDIKVILEDLGYEVPAITPSAEEALEKIEESCPDSVLMDIMLEGEMDGIEAAQKISERYDIPVVYLTAYSNQEILQRAKKTEPYGYILKPFQERDLQINIEMALYKHEAKKTQLQLLQQRAVNKYLKKALDEKEALLREVHHRVKNNLQIIISLLSLQSKYFEDDQRIHEFFKDYVNQLKSMASIHEKVYQSEDLSSIDFTNYIIGLVSQLSSSYKKSSDIEIEIDAEDIALNVETAIPCGLIINEILTNSFKHAFPSKKGKILVEMYSNEYGMYKLKISDDGVGIPEYIEYPYKGSFGFRMLNTLITQLGGTLDLNKNNGTSFIIEFEELRYKERLIVDNSELDN